A window of Cellulomonas fimi contains these coding sequences:
- the rfbA gene encoding glucose-1-phosphate thymidylyltransferase RfbA gives MRGIILAGGSGTRLHPITLGVSKQLVPVYDKPMIYYPLSTLILAGIRDVLVITTPHDAEQFQRLLGDGSQFGISISYTVQAEPNGLAQAFVLGADFVGNEAAALVLGDNIFYGPGLGSKLQRFSDIDGGAVFAYRVADPTAYGVVEFDADGRALSLEEKPAQPKSSYAVPGLYFYDNDVVAIARDLKPSARGEYEITDVNRVYLEQGRLQVEVLPRGTAWLDTGTFDSLLEASDYVRTIEHRQGLKVGAPEEVAWRRGFLSDDELRERADRLVKSGYGTYLHSLLDAR, from the coding sequence ATGCGCGGAATCATCCTGGCGGGCGGGTCCGGCACCCGGCTGCACCCGATCACCCTCGGCGTCAGCAAGCAGCTCGTCCCCGTCTACGACAAGCCGATGATCTACTACCCGCTGTCGACGCTGATCCTGGCGGGCATCCGGGACGTCCTGGTCATCACCACGCCGCACGACGCGGAGCAGTTCCAGCGTCTGCTGGGCGACGGCTCGCAGTTCGGCATCTCGATCAGCTACACGGTGCAGGCGGAGCCCAACGGTCTCGCGCAGGCGTTCGTGCTCGGCGCCGACTTCGTCGGGAACGAGGCCGCCGCGCTCGTCCTCGGCGACAACATCTTCTACGGGCCCGGGCTCGGGTCGAAGCTGCAGCGCTTCTCCGACATCGACGGCGGTGCGGTCTTCGCGTACCGCGTGGCCGACCCGACCGCCTACGGTGTCGTCGAGTTCGACGCGGACGGCCGCGCGCTCTCCCTCGAGGAGAAGCCGGCGCAGCCGAAGTCGTCGTACGCCGTCCCGGGCCTCTACTTCTACGACAACGACGTGGTGGCCATCGCGCGCGACCTCAAGCCGTCCGCGCGCGGCGAGTACGAGATCACCGACGTCAACCGCGTGTACCTCGAGCAGGGCCGTCTCCAGGTGGAGGTGCTCCCGCGCGGCACCGCGTGGCTCGACACCGGCACGTTCGACTCGCTCCTCGAGGCGTCGGACTACGTGCGCACCATCGAGCACCGCCAGGGTCTCAAGGTGGGCGCACCCGAGGAGGTCGCGTGGCGTCGCGGCTTCCTGAGCGACGACGAGCTGCGCGAGCGCGCCGACCGCCTCGTGAAGTCCGGCTACGGCACGTACCTCCACAGCCTCCTGGACGCCCGATGA
- a CDS encoding glycosyltransferase family 2 protein, giving the protein MTHSSGSDDAILYSVVVPVYGNAGSVAAVVERLEKVATHLTGRLEVVFVVDGSPDRSLDVLQQVLPTAGIDSQLVAHSRNFGSFAAIRTGMGVARGRYIGVMAADLQEPPELMIDFFAALSAGTADVVVGRREARADPALNSLMSRTFWGMYRRTINPAIPPGGVDVFGCTREVADALLAMREAHSSLVGLLYWVGYRRLEVPYERVERTEGKSAWTLRKRVRYLLDSVFSFTDIPISVLSTVGVLGALVTLTVGVVVLVSYLTGRIDEVGYTPLMLVMLFSTFVLLSGLGVVGSYVWRAYENSKQRPLSVSASHETFDARG; this is encoded by the coding sequence GTGACGCACTCGAGCGGTTCTGACGACGCGATCCTCTACTCGGTCGTCGTCCCGGTCTACGGGAACGCGGGCAGCGTCGCGGCCGTCGTCGAGCGTCTCGAGAAGGTCGCGACGCACCTGACGGGCCGGCTCGAGGTCGTCTTCGTCGTCGACGGTTCGCCCGACCGCTCCCTGGACGTGCTCCAGCAGGTGCTGCCCACGGCGGGGATCGACAGCCAGCTCGTCGCGCACTCGCGGAACTTCGGCTCGTTCGCGGCCATCCGGACCGGCATGGGCGTCGCGCGGGGCCGGTACATCGGTGTCATGGCGGCGGACCTGCAGGAGCCGCCGGAGCTCATGATCGACTTCTTCGCGGCGCTCTCGGCCGGCACCGCGGACGTCGTGGTCGGCCGGCGCGAGGCGCGCGCCGACCCGGCGCTCAACTCGCTCATGTCGCGGACGTTCTGGGGCATGTACCGCCGGACGATCAACCCCGCGATCCCGCCCGGCGGCGTCGACGTGTTCGGCTGCACGCGCGAGGTCGCCGACGCGCTGCTCGCGATGCGCGAGGCGCACTCGAGCCTGGTCGGGCTGCTCTACTGGGTCGGCTACCGCCGGCTCGAGGTGCCGTACGAGCGCGTCGAGCGCACCGAGGGCAAGTCGGCGTGGACGCTGCGCAAGCGCGTGCGGTACCTGCTCGACAGCGTGTTCTCGTTCACGGACATCCCGATCAGCGTGCTCAGCACGGTCGGCGTCCTCGGCGCGCTCGTGACGCTCACCGTCGGCGTCGTCGTGCTCGTCAGCTACCTCACGGGCCGGATCGACGAGGTCGGCTACACGCCGCTCATGCTCGTCATGCTGTTCTCGACGTTCGTGCTGCTGTCGGGCCTCGGCGTCGTCGGCTCCTACGTCTGGCGCGCGTACGAGAACAGCAAGCAGCGGCCGCTGTCGGTGTCCGCGTCGCACGAGACCTTCGACGCGCGTGGCTGA
- a CDS encoding WhiB family transcriptional regulator, producing MWNLLDDDDETFPSDARKPAAPASNVLSLFGAPEDDGPMGWQERALCAQTDPEAFFPEKGGSTREAKRVCTGCDVRSECLEYALANDERFGIWGGLSERERRKLKRRVV from the coding sequence ATGTGGAACCTGCTCGACGACGACGACGAGACCTTCCCGAGCGACGCCCGCAAGCCCGCAGCACCCGCGTCGAACGTGCTGTCGCTGTTCGGTGCGCCCGAGGACGACGGCCCGATGGGGTGGCAGGAGCGCGCGCTGTGCGCGCAGACCGACCCGGAAGCGTTCTTCCCCGAGAAGGGCGGCTCGACCCGCGAGGCGAAGCGCGTCTGCACCGGCTGCGACGTCCGCTCCGAGTGCCTCGAGTACGCGCTCGCGAACGACGAGCGGTTCGGCATCTGGGGCGGGCTGTCCGAGCGTGAGCGCCGCAAGCTGAAGCGCCGGGTCGTCTGA
- a CDS encoding TIGR03089 family protein, with product MPGATIADLLTLVTRNPGRPRLTWYGADGERVELSGAVLENWVNKTTNLLVEEFDAAPGTRVALDLPPHWRTLVWAMATWRCGACVVLDGDEHDVLATHRPAPETRGDVVAVALAALARRFDGPLPGGAVDAASAVMTYGDVVGWAPPVDRAAPALDVAGMQVPHDALVAPAAVGARTLVDAGAADVATFLRHALGVLAADGSLVVLDAATAGRLRADPEALGRLVTSERVEVDTGVAPRA from the coding sequence GTGCCCGGAGCCACCATCGCGGACCTGCTGACCCTCGTCACCCGAAATCCCGGCCGTCCCCGGCTCACCTGGTACGGCGCCGACGGCGAGCGTGTCGAGCTCTCCGGCGCGGTGCTCGAGAACTGGGTCAACAAGACGACGAACCTCCTCGTCGAGGAGTTCGACGCCGCTCCCGGCACGCGCGTCGCGCTCGACCTGCCGCCCCACTGGCGGACGCTCGTGTGGGCGATGGCGACGTGGCGCTGCGGCGCGTGCGTCGTCCTCGACGGAGATGAGCACGACGTCCTCGCGACCCACCGGCCGGCACCCGAGACGCGCGGCGACGTGGTCGCGGTCGCGCTCGCCGCGCTCGCGCGCCGGTTCGACGGCCCGCTGCCCGGAGGCGCCGTCGACGCCGCCTCCGCCGTCATGACGTACGGCGACGTCGTCGGCTGGGCGCCGCCCGTGGACCGCGCCGCACCCGCCCTCGACGTCGCCGGCATGCAGGTCCCCCACGACGCCCTCGTCGCGCCCGCCGCCGTGGGCGCACGCACGCTCGTCGACGCCGGCGCCGCGGACGTCGCGACGTTCCTCCGTCACGCGCTCGGCGTCCTCGCGGCGGACGGGTCGCTGGTCGTCCTCGACGCCGCGACCGCCGGCCGGCTGCGTGCCGACCCGGAGGCGCTGGGCCGGCTCGTGACGAGCGAGCGGGTGGAGGTCGACACGGGCGTCGCACCGCGCGCCTGA
- a CDS encoding DegT/DnrJ/EryC1/StrS family aminotransferase: MTLPGTATLPAVPLNDLSRALAHDRSLVLDTVARVVDSGWLVHGPAHRGFESALADYLGTPHVLGVASGTDALEIALRAVVPADRPVVVTAANCGGYTTTAARRAGFGVRYADVDEDTHLLTAETLAPVLGPEVGAVVVTHLYGRAADVAAVRALCAPLGVKVVEDCAQALGARRADGMVGALADVATFSFYPTKNLGALGDGGAVATADDDVAAAVAELRQYGWRGKYRIARDGGRNSRLDEVQAAVLSARLPHLDAGNARRRAIITAYAERASSRVRVLPADDASHAGHLAVVTTDHRDELREHLAAAGVGVDVHYPVPDHRQPALAAEHAHVTLPVTERLAASVLSVPVFPELRDDEVERVCDALERF; this comes from the coding sequence ATGACGCTTCCCGGGACGGCCACCCTGCCGGCGGTGCCGCTCAACGACCTGTCGCGCGCGCTCGCCCACGACCGCAGCCTCGTGCTCGACACCGTCGCCCGGGTCGTCGACTCGGGCTGGCTCGTGCACGGGCCCGCGCACCGCGGCTTCGAGTCCGCGCTCGCCGACTACCTCGGCACCCCGCACGTCCTCGGTGTCGCCTCCGGGACCGACGCGCTCGAGATCGCGCTGCGCGCCGTGGTCCCGGCGGACCGGCCCGTCGTCGTGACCGCCGCCAACTGCGGCGGTTACACGACGACCGCGGCCCGGCGTGCCGGGTTCGGCGTGCGGTACGCCGACGTGGATGAGGACACCCACCTGCTCACCGCCGAGACGCTCGCACCCGTCCTCGGCCCGGAGGTCGGGGCCGTCGTCGTGACGCACCTGTACGGCCGGGCCGCCGACGTCGCCGCGGTGCGGGCGCTGTGCGCGCCGCTCGGCGTCAAGGTCGTCGAGGACTGCGCGCAGGCGCTCGGCGCGCGCCGTGCCGACGGCATGGTCGGCGCGCTCGCCGACGTCGCGACGTTCTCCTTCTACCCCACCAAGAACCTCGGCGCCCTGGGCGACGGCGGCGCGGTCGCGACGGCCGACGACGACGTGGCGGCGGCCGTCGCCGAGCTGCGGCAGTACGGGTGGCGCGGCAAGTACCGCATCGCGCGGGACGGCGGCCGCAACTCCCGCCTCGACGAGGTGCAGGCCGCGGTGCTGTCGGCACGGCTGCCGCACCTCGACGCCGGCAACGCCCGGCGGCGCGCGATCATCACGGCGTACGCGGAGCGCGCGTCGTCGCGCGTGCGCGTCCTGCCGGCGGACGACGCGTCGCACGCCGGTCACCTGGCCGTCGTGACGACCGACCACCGCGACGAGCTGCGCGAGCACCTCGCGGCGGCGGGCGTCGGCGTCGACGTGCACTACCCGGTGCCGGACCACCGGCAGCCCGCGCTCGCGGCGGAGCACGCCCACGTGACGCTGCCCGTCACCGAGCGGCTCGCCGCGTCGGTGCTGTCGGTCCCGGTCTTTCCGGAGCTACGAGACGACGAGGTGGAGCGGGTCTGTGACGCACTCGAGCGGTTCTGA
- a CDS encoding GtrA family protein: protein MADERRGLLASGWRFLLAGGANTAVTAVLLALLSTVLDPRLAYTLVFAAGVVLSTVLADRFVFGVRMDVRTALLYVGMYVAVYLVGLVVVGAIQSAGLPEYASALVVLVTAPLTFVGGRLLTGRLHRRRSVESAT, encoded by the coding sequence GTGGCTGACGAGCGACGCGGCCTCCTCGCCTCCGGCTGGCGCTTCCTGCTCGCGGGCGGCGCCAACACGGCGGTGACGGCCGTGCTGCTCGCGCTCCTGTCCACCGTGCTCGACCCGCGTCTCGCCTACACGCTGGTCTTCGCGGCGGGCGTCGTGCTCTCGACGGTGCTCGCGGACCGGTTCGTGTTCGGCGTCCGCATGGACGTGCGCACCGCGCTGCTGTACGTCGGGATGTACGTCGCGGTGTACCTCGTGGGGCTCGTCGTGGTCGGCGCGATCCAGTCGGCCGGCCTGCCCGAGTACGCGAGCGCGCTCGTCGTCCTCGTCACCGCGCCGCTCACGTTCGTCGGGGGGCGGCTGCTCACGGGCCGGCTGCACCGGCGGCGCTCCGTCGAGAGCGCGACCTGA
- a CDS encoding WxcM-like domain-containing protein has product MSTDTTRTGAADPGPAPEENPRMSVFVHPQGICESTDVGPATRVWAFAHVLPGAKIGADCNVCDHVLVENDVVVGDRVTLKSGVQLWDGIRLGDDVFVGPNATFANDRYPRSKQYPEEFLQTVVADGASIGAGAVILPGVRIGRRAMVGAGAVVTKDVPANAVVVGNPARIVSYVEADDVQVVTPEPATEPRSLAGGARLVPVKVASDMRGALAAIEFAQDLPFVPARFFAVFDVPSKDVRGEHAHRACEQVLVCLRGSVTCIVDDGTERTQVRLDTPGVGLYMPAMTWGTQYRYSADAVLGVFASLPYDADDYIRDYESFVEALRESGADA; this is encoded by the coding sequence ATGTCCACCGACACCACCCGCACCGGCGCGGCCGACCCCGGACCCGCACCCGAGGAGAACCCCCGTATGAGCGTCTTCGTCCACCCCCAGGGCATCTGCGAGTCGACCGACGTCGGTCCCGCGACGCGCGTCTGGGCGTTCGCCCACGTGCTGCCGGGGGCGAAGATCGGCGCCGACTGCAACGTGTGCGACCACGTCCTCGTCGAGAACGACGTCGTCGTGGGCGACCGGGTGACGCTCAAGTCCGGCGTGCAGCTGTGGGACGGCATCCGGCTGGGCGACGACGTCTTCGTCGGCCCGAACGCGACGTTCGCGAACGACCGGTACCCGCGCAGCAAGCAGTACCCCGAGGAGTTCCTGCAGACGGTCGTCGCCGACGGCGCGTCGATCGGCGCCGGCGCGGTCATCCTGCCGGGCGTGCGGATCGGGCGGCGCGCGATGGTCGGCGCGGGCGCCGTGGTGACCAAGGACGTGCCCGCGAACGCGGTCGTCGTGGGCAACCCTGCGCGCATCGTGAGCTACGTCGAGGCCGACGACGTGCAGGTCGTGACGCCCGAGCCCGCCACCGAGCCGCGGTCGCTCGCGGGCGGCGCGCGGCTCGTGCCCGTGAAGGTCGCGAGCGACATGCGGGGCGCGCTGGCCGCGATCGAGTTCGCGCAGGACCTGCCCTTCGTGCCGGCGCGCTTCTTCGCGGTGTTCGACGTGCCGTCCAAGGACGTGCGCGGCGAGCACGCGCACCGCGCCTGCGAGCAGGTGCTCGTGTGCCTGCGCGGCTCCGTCACGTGCATCGTGGACGACGGCACCGAGCGCACGCAGGTACGGCTCGACACGCCCGGCGTGGGCCTGTACATGCCCGCGATGACGTGGGGGACGCAGTACCGCTACAGCGCGGACGCCGTGCTGGGCGTGTTCGCGTCGCTCCCGTACGACGCGGACGACTACATCCGGGACTACGAGTCGTTCGTCGAGGCCCTGCGCGAGTCCGGCGCGGACGCCTGA